The window GTGAAAAGGCAAAGAGGAGAACTTTTAGCTAaagcaatatatattttttgtttagtaCTCATTTCCTCAAATGTAACCAATTGATGGATGGTTGGTGATGCCATTTCTTTACCAACAAGTGTCCTTTTCTTCTATACTCTTTTTGTTCTCTTTTTGCTCGAGAGGAGTTTCTATAATTGCACATATATCGTCATTTCAAACTCGATTTCGAGCTTCTCTTGAGGGTTTTAGGTCTCccatttttttcccctttacTGACCTTTTTTGGGGTAATGGGGTTGATGGTGGTGGGAAGCAGGGCGGCGCCGCCGCACAAGGCTGGCATTGGTGGAAGATGGGCTTGTTTGTTGTGCCTCGCCAGCTTTTGCTTGGGAGTTGCAGTCGTCAACAGGTGCTTCTCTTTTTGCcaaatttttccatttttaacttgaaattttaatcTCCATTTTTGTGCTTTACTTGGTTCGTGGAACTAACCTTGATCCCATCCTCTTTGTAAAATTGTGGCCAAGTTcttgatttgaaaattttagctCAAATTCCAATGTAAAGAATGTATGCTAGCTAGTTTCTGATGGAGTTTGGAGGAATCATCAATTAAGATAGCAAATTGaggaagaaatatttttttgaggCATTGCAATAAGCTGGAAGGATGAGACCTAATTGGTGGATTTTGAGGTTATTGCATGATTCCCCAATTGATAATGTctgttttcttttcatttattctGGTGGGGTACATTGAATAACTCTGCTTCTCAGATGAAAGGGTCCTACTGTAAAGTCCATTGGCTTTGCATTGTGGAGtagtatgtttatttttataagttgAACAAGCTAAACAAGGccttttcatttgttttaggTTGTGGATTGTACCTGATTTAGTTGATCTGGACAAAAGTGCTGGGAAATTTGGTACTCATCTTGCTACTATGGATTGGAAAAAGGCAAGTTATAATGATACCTACAGCTTGCTAACTAGTTTTATGTTTGTTCTGTTAAATTGACAATTGAGCAAGTTAAAACTCTCTCATTGTCTGTAGTTGGATGCATCTATGGCTGGGGATATGCTTTCTCATGTTTCAAAAACTCACGATATGCTCGTGTAAGTCTTAAAGATAAACTAAAAGAGCAGTGTTTCATAATATTTGGCACTTGAGTTATCGTCTTATGCTGTCTTTGTCGCTCTATGCCTTCAGGACATTAAACAAAACCATATCTTCACTAGAAATTAAACTTGCCACAGCAAGAGCTGCAAAGGCGGCTAAGGCTGACAAAAGAGGTGCAGCACCAGAAGCCGAATCATCAAATGACAGCTCGAAGAAAATCTTTGTTATGGGAATTATTACTGCATTCAGCAGCAGAAAGCGAAGGGATTCAATAAGGCAAACATGGATGCCTCAAGGTTCTACGCTCTCTAAACTGTAAATGCAGACACTCTTTTGATTCAATTACTAATGTGTTTTTCCAGGTGATGGTCTGAAGAAACTTGATAAAGAGAAAGGCATAGTCATAAGATTTGTGATAGGGCACAGGTAAAATGTCCTTGAACTAGGATTTCTacactatcttttttctaGCTCACTATACATAGTTTTTGTTGCGTCGCTAATGTGTAAATTTCATGTTGGTCAGTGCAATGCCCGGTGGTAGTGTTTTGGATAGGGCTATTGATGCCGAAGAAGCACAGCACAAGGACTTCTTGAGACTGGTATTCTAAGCCTTCTGCGAATGTTATAGTAATGTCAAGAATTCCCTTTCATATGTTTGGTCCAATAAATTCCATCAACTCTTTAATGAGACGAAGGGAACACTAAATTGGGAAAAGAAGCCAAGAAAATTTTCGAACTACTGGCTCCTTGTGCTACCTGCTTTACACGGTTACAGTTTGATCTGTGTTCATCTTGTCGCAGAATCATGAAGAAGGGTACCACGAACTGTCctcaaaaacacaaaattactTTTCGACAGCTGTGGCCATGTGGAATGCTGACTTCTACGTTAAAGTCGATGATGATGTCCATGTGAATCTTGGTCAGTGTATCATGCTCCTGTCTGAGATATTAGAACAAATATGGACATTTGATGTTTATTACCTtcgtttatttatattttcaggCGTTTTAAGTTCATTGTTGTCTCGCCATCAATCAAAAGCTCGTACATACATTGGTTGCATGAAGTCTGGTCCTGTTCTTGCACAGAAGTAAGTGTGCTGAAGATTTTGactaaatttttgttattccAATACTGGTAGAAACTTAATTCAATCCAATAGATTCTATATCTTGAAGCATTTTTACTAATCCCACCGAATATTTACAGAGGAGTAAAATACCACGAACCAGAACACTGGAAATTTGGCGAAGAaggaaacaaatattttagaCACGCAACAGGGCAAATTTATGCGATCTCCAAAGATCTGGCTACCTACATATCTATTAACCGGTACAACTGATTATCTTATAGTAGAACTGAATAAGCACATTGAAGAACCTCATTTTGGTGAAGAACATGTATGTCTTGCAGATGCTTACTTCACAGATATGCAAATGAAGATGTGTCTCTTGGGTCTTGGCTTATTGGTTTGGATGTCGAGCACATTGATGATCGGAGCCTGTGCTGTGGGACACCCCCTGGTATGAGTATGACTGTTGCTATGCTCACATTATTGACTGACCTCTGATTTTCAACAACATCCACATATGTATATGTTTATGAAGCAGACTGTGAGATGAAGACTCAGGATGGAAACCCTTGTGCTGCATCATTTGATTGGAGCTGCAGTGGAATATGCAACTCATCTGAAAGAATGGAACAAGTTCATCGGTGTTGCGGTGAGGCAGCAGTTTTGAGGTTTTGACGAGGTTGCCTCACCTTTGTCGTTACAAACAGCGGGCCGGTGCTTTTGTTTCTGCATTCTGGGTTTTTTTGTTCATTCACTAATCACTAACCATGTGCATGTGTTGTTTATGCTTTGGTGGTTAGTCTGTTTTAGTTGTAGAGTTAacttatgtatttatttaattaatcaagtgATGCCACGGCCACCCTCTCTTGTAGTTGGGAGTAAATTTTCCAATTCCGgtgtatttgtattttgtcCTGTAAGGCTGTAAGTGtaactataaaatattactagtactataatttaactttttaaccAATCTTACCACTTGTTTATATAGAAGTCGCAATGTTAATAACGGACAGATATGGATTGGGTCTGAGTAGATCCAAACGGGCTTAACCCAACCCATACggaattatatactccattcggCTCAGCCAAAAACCATATAAATATGCCTTTTACATTTAATCATCAGTGTACTCCTTCTATTGGTCTGATTgtagtttcaaaattttctgaAGTTACCCGGCAATTTTGGcccaaatcaagaaaaaccaGATAAAAATATGCGAAAATCACCCAACAAATTGGCAATTTTGAAGTAGAGCCGTCAATACCTTTGTTGGATCGGTTACTGTATTTGAACCCAAAGTGTCTACTCCCATTGAGATATCCATCTCCTTAATAAGGTTCCAAAGATCAGAGATAATAAGCTTGGAGAGAGATCCGATAATGCCAATACGCCCTATGTCCTCTAAAacactaaaattaataaaataggagaaggaaaaaaataatcacatagaAATGTTAGTGAAACCCACGACTAGGGGTGACAAAATCGTGCGtgttgtgtcgttatcgtgtcgacacgataacaacaaacacgaacatgACCCGTTAAAAAAACTCTAAGCACGAACGCGAACACGACCCactaccctcagacacgaacacgatacaAACCCATTAACGACATGAAACACTTCGGGTCAACacaacacgataacaacacatatatgacacgacacaataacgacattataataataatattataatatataaatattatttataatattaaattttaaatttaaattttaaaattttaaatatttaaaataaataaaataataataatattttaatatattaatattatttcttaacatgtaacacgaacacgacacggagttttcgtgtcgttatcgtgtcgacatgataaggacacgaacccaGTAAGCTTTGACACTTACCCATTAATTTTGTGCGGGT is drawn from Salvia hispanica cultivar TCC Black 2014 chromosome 6, UniMelb_Shisp_WGS_1.0, whole genome shotgun sequence and contains these coding sequences:
- the LOC125193101 gene encoding beta-1,6-galactosyltransferase GALT31A-like isoform X1, translated to MGLMVVGSRAAPPHKAGIGGRWACLLCLASFCLGVAVVNRLWIVPDLVDLDKSAGKFGTHLATMDWKKLDASMAGDMLSHVSKTHDMLVTLNKTISSLEIKLATARAAKAAKADKRGAAPEAESSNDSSKKIFVMGIITAFSSRKRRDSIRQTWMPQGDGLKKLDKEKGIVIRFVIGHSAMPGGSVLDRAIDAEEAQHKDFLRLNHEEGYHELSSKTQNYFSTAVAMWNADFYVKVDDDVHVNLGVLSSLLSRHQSKARTYIGCMKSGPVLAQKGVKYHEPEHWKFGEEGNKYFRHATGQIYAISKDLATYISINRCLLHRYANEDVSLGSWLIGLDVEHIDDRSLCCGTPPADCEMKTQDGNPCAASFDWSCSGICNSSERMEQVHRCCGEAAVLRF
- the LOC125193101 gene encoding beta-1,6-galactosyltransferase GALT31A-like isoform X2; the protein is MGLMVVGSRAAPPHKAGIGGRWACLLCLASFCLGVAVVNRLWIVPDLVDLDKSAGKFGTHLATMDWKKLDASMAGDMLSHVSKTHDMLVTLNKTISSLEIKLATARAAKAAKADKRGAAPEAESSNDSSKKIFVMGIITAFSSRKRRDSIRQTWMPQGDGLKKLDKEKGIVIRFVIGHSAMPGGSVLDRAIDAEEAQHKDFLRLNHEEGYHELSSKTQNYFSTAVAMWNADFYVKVDDDVHVNLGVLSSLLSRHQSKARTYIGCMKSGPVLAQKGVKYHEPEHWKFGEEGNKYFRHATGQIYAISKDLATYISINRCLLHRYANEDVSLGSWLIGLDVEHIDDRSLCCGTPPDCEMKTQDGNPCAASFDWSCSGICNSSERMEQVHRCCGEAAVLRF
- the LOC125193101 gene encoding beta-1,6-galactosyltransferase GALT31A-like isoform X3, with the protein product MRPNWWILRLWIVPDLVDLDKSAGKFGTHLATMDWKKLDASMAGDMLSHVSKTHDMLVTLNKTISSLEIKLATARAAKAAKADKRGAAPEAESSNDSSKKIFVMGIITAFSSRKRRDSIRQTWMPQGDGLKKLDKEKGIVIRFVIGHSAMPGGSVLDRAIDAEEAQHKDFLRLNHEEGYHELSSKTQNYFSTAVAMWNADFYVKVDDDVHVNLGVLSSLLSRHQSKARTYIGCMKSGPVLAQKGVKYHEPEHWKFGEEGNKYFRHATGQIYAISKDLATYISINRCLLHRYANEDVSLGSWLIGLDVEHIDDRSLCCGTPPADCEMKTQDGNPCAASFDWSCSGICNSSERMEQVHRCCGEAAVLRF